The following are encoded together in the Lactuca sativa cultivar Salinas chromosome 1, Lsat_Salinas_v11, whole genome shotgun sequence genome:
- the LOC111886017 gene encoding protein SUPPRESSOR OF K(+) TRANSPORT GROWTH DEFECT 1, protein MYSNFKEQAIEYVKQAVQEDNAGNYAKAFPLYMNALEYFKTHLKYEKNPKIREAITQKFTEYLRRAEEIRAVLDEGGTGPAASGGDAAVAARPKTKPKDGEGGGGDGEDPEQSKLRAGLNSAIVREKPNVKWNDVAGLESAKQALQEAVILPVKFPQFFTGKRRPWRAFLLYGPPGTGKSYLAKAVATEADSTFFSVSSSDLVSKWMGESEKLVSNLFQMARESAPSIIFIDEIDSLSGQRGEGNESEASRRIKTEILVQMQGVGHNDDKVLVLAATNTPYSLDQAIRRRFDKRIYIPLPDMKARQHMFKVHLGDTPNNLTDSDFEALGRKTEGFSGSDIAVCVKDVLFEPVRKTQDAMFFVNTNDGLWVPCGPKQPGAVQITMQELAAKGLASKISPPPIIRADFDKVLVRQRPTVSKSDLELHERFTKEFGEEG, encoded by the exons ATGTATAGCAATTTCAAAGAACAAGCAATAGAGTACGTGAAGCAAGCTGTACAAGAGGACAATGCTGGAAATTACGCAAAAGCTTTTCCCTTGTACATGAACGCTTTGGAGTACTTCAAAACACACTTAAAGTACGAAAAAAACCCTAAGATTCGTGAAGCGATTACGCAGAAATTCACCGAGTATTTGCGTCGTGCGGAGGAGATTAGGGCTGTTCTGGATGAAGGTGGTACGGGCCCGGCGGCTAGCGGAGGTGATGCGGCGGTGGCGGCACGGCCAAAGACGAAACCCAAGGATGGGGAAGGGGGAGGTGGAGATGGGGAAGATCCTGAGCAGTCAAAGCTTAGGGCTGGATTGAACTCTGCGATTGTTCGGGAGAAACCTAATGTTAAGTGGAATGATGTTGCTGGTCTTGAGAGTGCTAAGCAGGCTTTACAAGAAGCGGTTATTCTACCGGTGAAGTTTCCTCAGTTTTTTACTG GTAAAAGGAGACCTTGGAGAGCTTTTCTTTTATATGGTCCACCTGGCACAGGAAAGTCATACTTAGCAAAAGCTGTTGCTACTGAAGCAGACTCTACATTTTTCAG TGTATCTTCTTCAGATCTTGTTTCAAAGTGGATGGGTGAAAGTGAAAAACTAGTCTCAAATCTTTTCCAAATGGCACGTGAAAGTGCACCTTCCATCATTTTCATTGATGAAATTGACTCCTTAAGTGGTCAACGTGGTGAGGGCAATGAAAGTGAAGCTTCAAGACGTATCAAAACCGAAATTCTTGTTCAAATGCag GGTGTAGGACACAATGATGACAAAGTCTTAGTTCTTGCAGCCACAAACACACCCTACTCTCTTGATCAG GCTATAAGGAGGCGATTTGATAAGCGTATATACATTCCACTCCCAGATATGAAAGCAAGACAGCACATGTTCAAA gttcattTAGGGGATACGCCTAATAACTTAACTGATAGTGACTTTGAAGCTTTGGGTCGTAAGACTGAAGGGTTTTCTGGTTCTGATATTGCTGTTTGT GTTAAGGATGTTTTATTTGAACCGGTCCGTAAAACTCAAGACGCCATGTTTTTTGTTAACACAAACGACGGCTTGTGGGTCCCGTGTGGACCTAAACAACCCGGGGCTGTCCAGATCACCATGCAAGAGCTTGCAGCAAAAGGACTCGCTTCAAAG ATTAGTCCGCCGCCAATCATACGGGCGGATTTTGATAAGGTTTTGGTGAGGCAGAGGCCAACTGTGAGTAAAAGTGATCTTGAGCTTCATGAGAGATTCACAAAAGAATTTGGGGAAGAAGGTTAA
- the LOC111886036 gene encoding subtilisin-like serine-protease S, which translates to MHPGCNKTFRQNMKSTRLFGLFFLVTLVFGHGTDRKHYIVYMGQHSHPSSESVVTANHELLASLLESYNGAKEASIHHYTKSFRGFSAMLTPDQATRLSENEDVVSVFESKMNQLHTTKSWKFLGVDSIPQYNKLPMDIKSDVIVGVVDTGVWPESESFNDYGLGPVPMKFKGECVVGQNFTQSNCNKKIIGARYYSKAFEAIRGPLENFNRTFFRSVRDTDGHGTHTASTIAGSKVSNVSFYGLASGTATGGVPSARLSIYKACWFKDCEEADILAAIDDAIHDGVDVISLSLGPIPPQPIYFEDVFSIGSFHAFEKGIVVCASGGNSIFPSTVGNVAPWILTVAASTIDRELSSYVVLGNHKQLKGFSVNTTPDQGKQYRLIFGTHAAAFGIPSRNASFCKRNTLDSNLIKGKIVACTLETLFDDKNEKAITIKEGGGAGMILVDDPLGKDVLFQSALPSVSIGQEEAQELQSYMNTFKNSTARIYQTVTHVGIKPSPVMAIFSSKGPNIITPDIIKPDITAPGVNILAAWSPFATDVTAGNSLDYNMISGTSMSCPHVAAVSALLKSVHPNWTPAMIKSSIMTTATITDNTGDLIKNEDSTEATPFDYGSGHIDPIAAVNPGLIYDFNTSDLINLLCSSGATVSQLKNLTTTPVYCKNPPTASYNFNYPSIGVANLTGNLSVYRTVTYIGEGPAVYHSILEITGVKASVYPNVIRFQKSGEKMTYRIDFEAYKSSNGSFEFGSLTWMNNLHRVRSPIAVNVVQI; encoded by the exons ATGCACCCTGGTTGCAACAAGACTTTTCGACAAAACATGAAATCAACAAGACTTTTCGGTCTCTTTTTCCTGGTTACACTTGTGTTTGGCCATGGAACTGACAGAAAG CATTACATAGTCTACATGGGACAACACTCGCATCCGAGCTCAGAGTCAGTCGTCACAGCCAACCATGAATTGCTCGCATCACTTCTTGAAAG TTATAATGGAGCAAAAGAAGCATCAATCCATCATTATACTAAAAGTTTCAGAGGTTTTTCAGCTATGCTTACACCTGATCAAGCAACGAGACTTTCAG AAAACGAAGATGTTGTTTCAGTCTTCGAGAGCAAAATGAATCAATTACATACGACTAAGTCATGGAAATTTCTAGGAGTAGATTCTATTCCACAATATAACAAGCTTCCCATGGATATAAAATCAGATGTAATTGTTGGTGTCGTTGACACAG GCGTTTGGCCGGAATCAGAAAGCTTCAATGACTATGGATTAGGGCCTGTACCAATGAAGTTCAAGGGAGAATGTGTTGTGGGACAAAATTTCACACAATCCAACTGCAACAA GAAGATAATAGGAGCTAGATACTACTCAAAAGCATTCGAAGCGATAAGAGGACCTCTAGAGAACTTCAATCGGACTTTCTTCCGATCAGTCCGAGATACCGACGGCCATGGGACCCACACCGCCTCTACTATTGCCGGATCAAAAGTCTCAAACGTCAGTTTCTACGGGCTAGCTTCGGGCACTGCCACCGGAGGCGTACCAAGTGCGAGGCTTTCCATCTACAAAGCTTGTTGGTTCAAAGATTGCGAAGAGGCCGACATTCTCGCAGCAATTGATGATGCCATACACGATGGTGTCGATGTTATTTCTCTTTCTCTTGGTCCAATCCCTCCCCAACCGATTTACTTTGAGGATGTGTTTTCGATTGGATCATTTCATGCATTTGAGAAGGGGATTGTGGTATGTGCGTCCGGTGGGAATAGTATTTTTCCAAGCACGGTGGGTAATGTCGCTCCGTGGATCCTCACTGTAGCCGCTAGCACGATTGATCGTGAGTTATCATCGTATGTGGTTCTTGGAAATCATAAACAATTGAAGGGTTTTAGTGTAAACACCACACCGGATCAAGGGAAACAATATCGTTTGATATTCGGGACTCATGCTGCAGCTTTCGGCATCCCTTCTAGAAATGCAAG CTTTTGCAAGAGAAATACCTTGGATTCAAACCTGATCAAGGGGAAGATCGTAGCGTGTACGCTTGAGACATTATTTGATGATAAAAACGAAAAGGCGATTACAATAAAAGAAGGTGGTGGTGCCGGGATGATCCTCGTTGATGACCCTCTTGGGAAAGACGTTCTCTTTCAATCTGCACTTCCAAGCGTTTCAATTGGTCAAGAAGAAGCTCAAGAGCTTCAATCATACATGAACACCTTCAA GAACTCAACAGCTAGAATATACCAAACAGTAACACATGTTGGGATTAAACCATCACCAGTCATGGCGATTTTCTCCTCCAAGGGACCCAACATAATAACTCCCGACATTATCAAA CCAGATATAACTGCCCCAGGAGTGAATATTTTGGCGGCATGGTCACCTTTCGCGACAGATGTCACTGCTGGCAACAGCCTTGACTATAACATGATCTCGGGCACATCTATGTCATGTCCGCATGTTGCTGCGGTTTCAGCACTTTTAAAATCGGTTCATCCGAATTGGACCCCTGCCATGATTAAATCTTCAATAATGACAACAG CTACCATCACTGATAACACCGGAGACCTCATTAAAAACGAGGATTCTACAGAAGCAACACCTTTTGATTATGGATCAGGACACATAGATCCGATTGCAGCGGTCAACCCAGGACTCATTTATGACTTCAACACCAGCGATCTCATCAACCTCCTTTGCAGCAGCGGTGCAACTGTCTCACAACTCAAGAACTTGACCACAACACCGGTTTACTGCAAGAATCCTCCCACAGCTTCCTACAACTTCAACTATCCGTCGATTGGTGTTGCTAATTTGACTGGAAATTTGTCGGTGTACAGGACAGTTACTTACATTGGCGAAGGCCCGGCAGTTTATCATTCGATACTAGAAATTACAGGAGTAAAAGCTTCGGTTTACCCTAATGTTATAAGGTTTCAGAAATCGGGGGAGAAGATGACTTACAGGATTGATTTTGAAGCTTATAAGAGTAGCAATGGTAGCTTTGAGTTTGGATCATTGACATGGATGAACAACCTTCATAGGGTTAGGAGTCCGATTGCAGTTAATGTGGTACAGATTTAG